In a single window of the Canis lupus dingo isolate Sandy chromosome 18, ASM325472v2, whole genome shotgun sequence genome:
- the LOC112663638 gene encoding olfactory receptor 4P4-like, which translates to MESQRNVSEFILLGLSHDQNMQIFCFVLFLFCYAALLVGNLLILVSIRCSPLFHQPMYYFLSHLSTLDICYTSSVTPKLIADLLVERKAISYGNCMLQVFAMHFFGMIEVLILTVMAFDRYAAICKPLHYLLIMNRTRCNLLVLAAWAGGAVHSFPQFCMVIRLPFCGPNEIDHYFCDIFPLLKVACTDTYITGVLMVVNSGMVTLVTFVVLFFSYVIILFTLRNHSAEGRRKALSTCGSHITVIVLFFGPSIFAYLRPPTNFPEDKVFALFYTIIAPMFNPLIYTLRNSEMKNAMRKFWCQT; encoded by the coding sequence ATGGAGAGCCAGAGGAATGTCTCAGAATTCATTCTTTTGGGACTTTCGCATGACCAGAACAtgcaaatattttgctttgtgCTCTTCTTATTCTGTTATGCTGCTCTCTTGGTAGGAAACCTTCTGATCCTTGTCTCTATTCGATGCAGCCCTCTTTTTCACCAACCAATGTACTACTTCCTCAGCCACTTATCCACTCTGGACATCTGCTATACCTCTAGCGTTACACCCAAATTAATTGCTGACCTGCTAGTGGAAAGAAAAGCCATCTCCTATGGTAATTGTATGTTACAGGTCTTTGCCATGCACTTCTTTGGAATGATTGAAGTTCTAATCCTTACAGTCATGGCCTTTGATCGCTATGCTGCCATCTGCAAACCTCTCCACTACCTGCTTATCATGAACAGGACAAGGTGCAATCTCCTAGTTTTAGCTGCTTGGGCTGGTGGGGCTGTCCACTCCTTTCCTCAATTTTGTATGGTAATCAGGTTGCCCTTCTGTGGGCCTAATGAGATTGATCACTATTTCTGTGATATATTTCCTTTGCTAAAGGTTGCCTGCACTGATACCTACATCACTGGTGTCCTTATGGTTGTCAATTCGGGAATGGTTACCTTAGTgacatttgtggttttatttttttcttatgtcattATATTATTCACTTTAAGAAATCACTCAGCGGAAGGAAGACGCAAAGCCCTCTCTACCTGTGGATCTCACATCAcagttatagttttattttttgggcCTTCCATCTTTGCCTACCTTAGACCTCCAACCAATTTCCCTGAGGATAAAGTATTTGCTCTGTTTTACACCATCATTGCTCCTATGTTCAATCCCTTAATCTATACTCTGAGAAATTCAGAGATGAAAAATGCCATGAGAAAATTTTGGTGTCAAACATGA
- the LOC112663637 gene encoding olfactory receptor 4P4-like: MENQSNVTEFVFMGLWGNKQVELLFFLLFLLCYLAILMGNFIILLTIIHSHLIEQPMYYFLCHLSLMDLCYTSTVVPRLIRDLGAARKNISYNNCMTQLFTAHLLAGVEIFILVSMALDRYVAIVKPLHYMVIMNRRRCNLLIFMAWGVGFWHSVALLLLVLNLPFCGPNQIDHYICDVKPLLKLVCRDIRVVNILVISNAGMVVVAVFLVLVASYILILYNLRTHSSVGRRKALSTCSSHVMVVILFFVPCIYIYVLPAGSENKDKEISVFYTVIAPLLNPLIYTLRNVEMRNAMWKMWSKMAHTKFR; the protein is encoded by the coding sequence ATGGAAAATCAGAGCAATGTCACAGAATTTGTTTTCATGGGTCTGTGGGGAAATAAACAAGTGGAGCTACTGTTCTTTCTCTTGTTCCTGCTCTGTTATTTGGCAATCTTAATGGGAAACTTCATCATCTTACTCACGATCATCCACAGCCATCTAATTGAACAACCAATGTACTACTTTCTCTGCCACCTTTCCCTCATGGACCTCTGCTACACCTCCACTGTAGTCCCCAGACTAATCAGGGACTTAGGTGCAGCCAGAAAAAACATTTCCTATAACAACTGTATGACCCAGCTCTTCACTGCCCACTTGCTGGCAGGGGTGGAGATATTCATCTTGGTGTCCATGGCTTTAGACCGCTATGTTGCCATTGTCAAGCCCCTGCATTACATGGTCATCATGAACCGGCGGAGGTGTAACCTGTTGATCTTCATGGCCTGGGGTGTGGGGTTTTGGCACTCTGTTGCTCTATTGCTCTTGGTACTCAATTTACCTTTCTGTGGTCCTAATCAGATAGATCATTACATATGTGATGTGAAGCCTCTTTTGAAACTGGTGTGCAGAGATATTCGTGTTGTTAATATCTTGGTTATTTCAAATGCAGGAATGGTGGTGGTTGCTGTGTTTCTTGTCCTGGTGGCTTCTTACATTCTCATATTATACAATCTGAGGACCCACTCCTCTGTAGGGAGACGCAAAGCTCTCTCCACGTGCAGCTCTCATGTAATGGTggtcattttattctttgtgccTTGTATCTATATTTATGTTCTACCTGCAGGGAGTGAAAACAAGGATAAGGAGATCTCTGTGTTTTACACTGTGATTGCTCCCTTGTTGAATCCTCTCATCTATACCCTGAGAAACGTGGAGATGAGAAATGCCATGTGGAAGATGTGGTCTAAAATGGCACATACGAAATTCAGGTAA
- the LOC112663636 gene encoding olfactory receptor 4C11 gives MQQNNSVTEFILLGLTQDPIRQKMIFVIFSIFYVGTVVGNLLIIVTIKSSRTLGSPMYFFLFYLSLADSCFSTSTAPRLIVDSLSAKKIITYNECMTQVFALHLFGCMEIFVLILMAVDRYVAICMPLRYPTIMRRQVCTILIVLAWIGSFIHSIAQIILALRLPFCGPNLIDHYCCDLQPLLKLACMDTYKINLLLVSNSGAICSSSFVILMISYIVILHSLRNHSAEGKKKALSTCTSHIIVVILFFGPCIFIYTRPPTTFPMDKMVAVFYTIGTPFLNPLIYTLRNAEVKNAMKKLWHIKITSESKK, from the coding sequence ATGCAGCAAAATAACAGCGTAACAGAGTTCATACTATTAGGACTAACCCAAGACCCTATCAGACAGAAAATGATATTTGTAATCTTCTCCATTTTTTATGTGGGAACTGTGGTTGGGAATTTGCTTATTATTGTGACCATCAAGTCTAGCCGGACACTTGGGAGCCCCATgtactttttcctattttatttgtcCCTTGCTGATTCCTGCTTTTCAACTTCCACAGCCCCCAGACTAATTGTGGATTCACTCTctgcaaaaaaaatcataacttacAATGAGTGCATGACTCAAGTCTTTGCACTACATTTATTTGGCTGCATGGAGATCTTTGTCCTCATCCTCATGGCCGTTgatcgctatgtggccatctgtatgcctttaCGTTACCCAACCATCATGAGACGGCAGGTCTGCACCATCCTAATTGTTCTGGCATGGATTGgatcttttatccattctatAGCCCAGATTATCCTGGCTTTGAGATTGCCCTTCTGTGGACCCAATTTGATTGATCATTACTGCTGTGATTTGCAGCCCTTGCTGAAACTTGCTTGCATGGACACTTATAAGATCAACCTATTGTTGGTGTCTAATAGTGGGGCCATTTGCTCAAGCAGTTTTGTGATTCTGATGATCTCCTATATTGTCATCTTGCATTCTCTGCGAAACCACAGTgcggaagggaagaaaaaagctCTCTCTACTTGTACTTCTCACATCATTGTAGTAATCTTATTCTTTGGTCcatgtatattcatttatacaCGCCCCCCAACTACTTTCCCCATGGACAAGATGGTGGCCGTATTTTATACTATTGGGACACCTTTTCTCAATCCACTTATCTACACACTGAGGAATGCAGAAgtgaaaaatgccatgaaaaagCTATGGCATATCAAAATTACCtcagaaagcaaaaaatga